One Spiroplasma endosymbiont of Dioctria linearis DNA segment encodes these proteins:
- a CDS encoding bifunctional 5,10-methylenetetrahydrofolate dehydrogenase/5,10-methenyltetrahydrofolate cyclohydrolase, which yields MNKIIDGKFYAQELNTRLKNSIEQINGKRKPKLTIIQIGDNFASNKYIKNKLNACEKVGIIGELKKYQENIKQSEIVREIEKLNKDLTVDGIIVQLPLPSHINEKEITDTISPLKDADGFTPINLGNVMLNKSNIYPATPYGIIKLLEWKKINLIGANIVIIGRSNIVGKPLANMLINKSATVTVCNTKTKDLKRICKNADVLISAAGAANLVTKDFVNDKMTIIDVGANFVDGKYCGDVKFDEVFEIVKYITPVPGGVGPMTISCLLENTFNLYSQKEN from the coding sequence ATGAATAAAATAATAGATGGTAAATTTTATGCTCAGGAATTAAATACTCGTCTCAAAAATAGTATAGAGCAAATAAATGGAAAAAGAAAACCAAAATTAACAATAATTCAAATTGGCGATAATTTTGCAAGTAATAAGTACATAAAAAATAAATTAAATGCTTGTGAAAAAGTAGGAATTATTGGTGAGTTAAAAAAGTATCAGGAAAATATTAAACAAAGTGAAATAGTTAGAGAAATTGAAAAGTTAAATAAAGATTTAACAGTTGATGGAATAATTGTCCAACTTCCATTACCTTCACATATTAATGAAAAAGAAATTACAGATACAATTTCTCCTTTAAAAGACGCTGATGGCTTTACTCCTATAAATTTAGGAAATGTAATGTTAAATAAATCAAATATTTATCCCGCAACACCTTATGGAATCATAAAGTTACTAGAGTGAAAAAAAATTAATTTAATTGGGGCAAATATTGTAATAATTGGAAGAAGCAATATTGTAGGAAAACCTCTTGCTAATATGCTTATTAATAAATCAGCTACAGTTACAGTATGCAATACTAAAACAAAAGATTTAAAAAGAATTTGTAAAAATGCAGATGTTCTAATTAGTGCTGCTGGTGCTGCAAATTTAGTTACTAAGGATTTTGTGAATGATAAAATGACAATAATTGATGTAGGTGCTAATTTCGTGGATGGCAAGTATTGTGGAGATGTGAAATTTGATGAAGTATTTGAAATAGTTAAATATATTACACCTGTTCCAGGTGGTGTTGGTCCTATGACTATATCTTGTTTATTAGAAAATACATTTAATCTTTATAGTCAAAAGGAGAACTAA
- the leuS gene encoding leucine--tRNA ligase, which produces MEFSHKAIEKKWQKFWEENNTYRTTSNKDKKAYILDMFPYPSGAGLHVGHPKGYTATDVFARMRRMQQYDVLHPIGWDAFGLPAEQYALKTGNDPREFTAKNIITFRKQLKKLGFSYDYNKEVNTSDPNYYKITQWIFQQLYKKGLAEIRQASVNWCEGLGTVLANEEVVSMNGKMVSDIGGFEVVKKPMKQWVLKITKYADRLLEGLDSLDWPNSVKELQKNWIGKSEGAIIKFDVKDNKEKINVFTTRADTIFGVSYIVLAPENELTLKLTTAENKKKVQEYITLTKSKTEIERQDDSKDKTGIFTGSYVINPFTKEELPVWVADYVLNDYATGAVMAVPGHDERDWKFSVKYNLPIKFVLETKDESKAFVGESKIINSDFLNGLSKVEAIDLVINKLEKIKKAEKKINYKLRDWLFSRQRFYGEPFPIVFLEDGQIALIDEKDLPLELPKTDYIKPSGTGESPLANLSDWVNIDFKGKSAKRETNTMPQWAGSCWYYLAYILTTSPNNLVDINSKEAMQLFKKWLPVDLYIGGQEHAVLHLLYARFWHQVLFDLGVVPTKEPFQKLINQGMILADNGEKMSKSKGNVINPDEIIDSHGADTLRLYEVFMGPLEASLPWSYKGLDGARKWLDRVYRMIENIKLTDKNNHNLDFIYNDVVKKTTQMIEDCKFNTAISQLMMFVNSVYKETQPIYKEYIFNFIKMLSVYAPHLAEELWEKLDNKSSVCLEAWPNYDESKLSLSVVTIAVQINGKLRATFEVDKGTQKEELIEKAKSLDVIKEQIKNKQILKEIAVLDKIVNIVIK; this is translated from the coding sequence ATGGAATTTTCACATAAAGCAATAGAAAAAAAATGACAAAAGTTTTGAGAAGAAAATAATACATATAGAACAACTAGCAATAAAGATAAAAAGGCATATATTTTAGATATGTTTCCATATCCTAGTGGAGCAGGACTTCATGTTGGTCATCCTAAAGGTTATACTGCAACAGATGTTTTTGCAAGAATGAGAAGAATGCAACAATACGATGTACTTCATCCAATTGGGTGAGATGCCTTTGGTCTGCCAGCAGAGCAATATGCTTTAAAAACTGGAAATGATCCACGAGAATTTACAGCTAAAAATATTATTACTTTTAGAAAACAACTAAAAAAATTGGGTTTTAGTTACGATTACAATAAAGAAGTAAATACAAGTGACCCAAATTATTACAAGATTACTCAATGAATCTTTCAACAACTTTATAAAAAGGGATTGGCTGAAATTAGACAAGCAAGTGTAAATTGATGTGAAGGACTAGGAACTGTTCTTGCAAATGAAGAAGTTGTTTCAATGAATGGGAAAATGGTTTCTGATATTGGTGGATTTGAAGTAGTGAAAAAACCAATGAAGCAATGAGTTTTAAAAATTACAAAATACGCTGATAGATTATTAGAAGGTTTAGACTCGTTAGATTGACCAAATTCAGTAAAAGAATTACAAAAAAATTGAATAGGTAAATCTGAGGGAGCAATTATAAAATTTGATGTTAAAGATAATAAGGAAAAAATAAATGTATTTACAACAAGAGCAGATACAATTTTTGGAGTTTCATATATTGTTCTTGCTCCAGAAAATGAATTAACTTTAAAACTAACTACTGCAGAAAATAAAAAGAAAGTTCAAGAATATATTACTTTAACAAAAAGTAAAACTGAAATTGAAAGACAAGATGACTCAAAAGATAAAACTGGTATCTTTACAGGAAGTTATGTTATAAATCCTTTTACAAAAGAAGAATTACCTGTTTGGGTAGCAGATTATGTATTAAATGATTATGCAACAGGTGCAGTAATGGCTGTGCCTGGTCATGATGAAAGAGATTGAAAATTCTCAGTAAAGTATAATCTACCAATCAAATTTGTATTAGAAACCAAAGATGAATCAAAAGCCTTTGTGGGTGAGTCAAAAATAATTAACTCAGATTTTTTAAATGGTTTATCCAAAGTAGAAGCTATTGATTTGGTAATTAATAAATTAGAAAAAATAAAAAAAGCCGAAAAAAAAATCAACTATAAATTAAGAGATTGATTATTTTCAAGACAAAGATTTTATGGTGAGCCATTTCCAATAGTCTTTTTAGAAGATGGTCAAATAGCTTTAATCGATGAAAAGGATTTACCATTAGAGTTACCTAAAACAGATTATATTAAACCTTCAGGAACTGGAGAATCACCATTGGCAAATTTGTCTGATTGAGTAAATATAGATTTTAAAGGCAAGTCAGCAAAAAGAGAAACCAATACAATGCCTCAATGAGCAGGAAGTTGTTGATATTATTTGGCCTACATTTTGACAACAAGTCCTAATAATTTAGTAGATATTAACTCAAAAGAGGCAATGCAATTATTTAAAAAATGATTACCAGTTGACCTTTATATTGGTGGTCAAGAGCATGCAGTTCTTCATTTACTTTATGCAAGATTTTGGCATCAAGTATTATTTGATTTAGGAGTTGTGCCAACAAAAGAGCCATTTCAAAAATTAATAAATCAAGGAATGATTTTGGCAGATAATGGTGAAAAAATGAGTAAGTCTAAGGGTAATGTAATTAACCCTGATGAAATTATTGATTCCCATGGAGCTGATACTTTAAGGTTATATGAGGTATTTATGGGACCATTAGAGGCTTCTTTACCTTGAAGTTATAAAGGACTTGACGGAGCTAGAAAATGACTGGATAGAGTATATAGAATGATTGAAAATATTAAATTAACAGATAAAAATAATCATAATCTTGATTTCATTTATAATGATGTTGTTAAAAAAACAACTCAAATGATTGAAGATTGCAAATTCAATACTGCAATTTCACAATTAATGATGTTTGTAAATTCAGTCTATAAAGAAACTCAACCAATTTATAAAGAATACATTTTTAACTTTATTAAAATGCTTTCTGTTTATGCTCCACATTTAGCTGAGGAATTATGAGAAAAATTGGATAATAAATCAAGTGTATGTTTAGAAGCATGACCAAACTATGATGAATCTAAATTATCTCTTTCAGTTGTTACTATTGCTGTTCAAATAAATGGTAAGTTAAGAGCGACTTTTGAAGTTGATAAAGGTACTCAAAAAGAGGAATTAATAGAAAAAGCTAAATCTCTTGATGTCATAAAAGAGCAAATTAAGAACAAACAAATATTAAAAGAAATAGCTGTTTTAGATAAAATTGTAAATATTGTTATTAAATAA
- a CDS encoding ferritin-like domain-containing protein produces MDKLILSNLQDYINEHIKMQLNCFNMSKKCDELGYPGFTHFFQVQAQDEFLHQRRIMNYLLDKGQGYKISSIEIKNKDFKNIVEILQEYISCRTHFAKITDEFTKNAKEKSDFTTVKFYEWFAIDFFEEISETNDLLDWIRMSNGNHYEIDKKVLKRENPNTLAVVDPFAPHQD; encoded by the coding sequence ATGGATAAATTAATTTTAAGTAATCTTCAAGATTACATTAACGAACATATTAAAATGCAATTAAATTGTTTTAATATGAGTAAAAAATGTGATGAACTTGGTTATCCAGGTTTTACACACTTTTTTCAAGTACAAGCTCAAGATGAGTTTTTACATCAGAGAAGAATAATGAATTACCTTTTAGATAAGGGTCAAGGATATAAAATATCTTCAATAGAAATTAAAAATAAGGATTTTAAAAACATTGTAGAAATTTTGCAAGAGTACATTAGTTGTAGAACACATTTTGCAAAAATTACAGATGAATTCACAAAAAATGCAAAGGAAAAATCAGATTTTACAACAGTGAAATTCTATGAATGATTTGCAATTGATTTCTTTGAAGAAATATCAGAAACAAATGATTTACTTGATTGAATTCGAATGTCTAATGGAAATCATTATGAAATAGATAAAAAAGTATTAAAAAGAGAGAACCCAAATACTTTGGCAGTAGTTGACCCATTTGCACCACATCAAGATTAA
- a CDS encoding 4Fe-4S single cluster domain-containing protein has translation MNSEIEGPGIRFVIWFQGCTIGCNGCSNQELLGLEKKMFMPNEFIYEKILEAKTLFNIEGITLIGGEPFLQPDGLKELVIWSQKNNLSVICFTGYIYEQMFEEHKDILKNIDILIDGPFIMKLLDKNRRLIGSKNQRVIKITDRYKNCDYFEQPHSEVEIQIYNDRLSMNGDGVIFDNENGEFNFKIR, from the coding sequence ATGAATAGTGAGATTGAAGGGCCAGGAATTAGGTTTGTTATTTGATTTCAAGGTTGCACTATTGGATGCAATGGATGTTCGAATCAGGAATTATTAGGTTTAGAAAAAAAGATGTTTATGCCAAATGAGTTTATTTATGAGAAAATCTTAGAGGCAAAGACTTTATTTAATATTGAAGGTATCACTCTAATTGGAGGGGAACCTTTTTTACAACCGGATGGCTTAAAGGAACTTGTTATTTGAAGTCAAAAAAATAATTTATCAGTAATTTGTTTTACGGGATATATTTATGAACAAATGTTCGAAGAACATAAGGATATTTTAAAAAATATAGATATTTTAATTGATGGACCATTTATTATGAAACTTTTAGATAAGAATAGAAGACTTATTGGTAGTAAAAATCAAAGAGTAATAAAAATAACAGATAGATATAAAAATTGTGATTATTTTGAACAACCACATTCAGAAGTTGAAATTCAAATCTATAATGATAGACTTTCAATGAATGGAGATGGTGTTATATTTGATAATGAAAATGGAGAGTTTAATTTTAAAATAAGATAG
- a CDS encoding AAA family ATPase, whose product MSVKRELNQLKNLIGIKKAIIIEGNIDDIYEFEGKYVNIHDIIFSIFDQKKYSDKFIFDQNSGLKGKKITSLITSSSIKSSNGEFIGNEFDELFNGDIDKSDFKDHLVLKKPIDFFTLLNKNINREDERKIGFVADYTNFVFSDQGLDVDDRAVLTEFSKTLKESKFSISRIDELTNCIVFLTKKINQLPPSLYLDNPEIIISTLPKPSRDERKQFLSTIKLRIQVTDISTEFENIVDATEGWTLKELSHFAKFSCNFATPITFNKMFNIYNYGEKTSPWEELSYEKMLTIKQELSSKVIGQDEAVAKVAKVIYKAYTGLTGITFSSKRSKPKGTLFFVGPTGTGKTELAKAITTFLFNDEANLIRFDMSEYGQENADQKLIGAPPGYVGFEGGGQLTNSVKEKPFSVILFDEIEKASPKIFDKFLQILEDGRLTDNTGQTVSFSESFIIFTSNIGAAEVDPNQSASEVHNQFIKKVQNHFTNDLNRPELLGRFGNNIVPFNFIKDLNLKAKIIRQKVKPIQIAIYEKYKAELHIDLTDRTLIEIILKNADERRGGRDVLNSLETNLVDPLSEFIFQNLKSIRTGTKILTSTNEGKIIFNING is encoded by the coding sequence ATGAGTGTAAAGAGAGAATTAAACCAGTTAAAAAATTTAATAGGTATTAAAAAGGCAATTATAATTGAGGGGAATATAGATGATATTTATGAATTCGAGGGTAAATATGTAAATATCCACGATATAATTTTTAGTATTTTTGATCAAAAAAAATACTCTGATAAATTTATTTTTGACCAAAATTCTGGGCTAAAAGGAAAAAAAATAACGAGCCTAATTACTAGTTCTTCCATTAAATCAAGTAATGGAGAATTTATTGGTAATGAATTTGATGAGTTATTCAATGGTGATATTGATAAAAGCGATTTTAAAGATCATTTAGTTCTAAAAAAACCAATTGACTTCTTTACTCTTTTAAATAAAAATATTAATAGAGAAGATGAAAGAAAAATTGGCTTTGTAGCAGATTATACTAATTTTGTTTTCAGTGACCAAGGATTAGATGTTGATGATAGAGCTGTTTTAACAGAATTTTCAAAGACATTAAAAGAATCTAAATTTTCAATTTCAAGAATTGATGAACTAACAAACTGTATTGTTTTTTTAACTAAAAAAATAAATCAATTACCACCTAGTTTATACTTAGATAATCCTGAAATTATTATTTCAACATTACCAAAACCAAGTAGAGATGAAAGAAAGCAATTTTTATCTACAATTAAATTGAGAATTCAAGTTACAGATATCTCAACAGAGTTTGAAAATATAGTTGATGCAACAGAAGGTTGAACACTTAAAGAATTATCTCATTTTGCAAAGTTCAGTTGTAATTTTGCAACGCCAATTACTTTTAATAAAATGTTTAATATATACAATTATGGAGAAAAGACTTCTCCATGAGAAGAATTAAGTTATGAAAAAATGTTGACAATAAAACAAGAACTTTCTTCAAAAGTTATTGGACAAGATGAGGCTGTTGCAAAAGTAGCAAAAGTAATTTATAAGGCTTATACTGGGCTTACTGGAATAACTTTTTCTTCAAAAAGAAGTAAACCAAAAGGAACTTTATTTTTTGTAGGTCCAACTGGAACTGGAAAAACGGAACTTGCAAAAGCTATTACAACTTTTTTATTTAATGATGAGGCGAACCTTATAAGGTTTGATATGTCAGAGTATGGACAAGAAAATGCAGATCAGAAATTAATTGGAGCACCTCCTGGATATGTTGGTTTTGAGGGTGGAGGACAACTGACAAATTCAGTAAAAGAAAAACCATTTAGTGTAATTTTATTTGATGAGATTGAAAAGGCAAGTCCAAAAATATTTGATAAATTTTTACAAATTCTTGAAGATGGAAGATTAACAGATAATACTGGTCAAACAGTTAGTTTTAGTGAATCGTTTATAATATTTACTTCAAATATTGGAGCAGCAGAAGTTGATCCCAATCAAAGTGCAAGTGAAGTTCATAATCAATTTATAAAAAAAGTTCAAAATCATTTTACAAATGATTTAAATAGACCTGAACTTTTAGGAAGATTTGGAAATAATATAGTTCCTTTCAATTTTATAAAGGATTTAAATTTAAAAGCAAAAATAATACGTCAAAAAGTAAAACCAATCCAAATTGCAATTTATGAAAAGTATAAAGCTGAATTGCATATTGATTTAACTGATAGAACTTTAATTGAAATTATATTAAAAAATGCTGATGAAAGAAGAGGTGGAAGAGATGTTTTAAACTCCCTTGAAACTAATTTAGTAGATCCACTTTCAGAATTTATATTTCAGAATTTAAAAAGCATAAGAACTGGAACTAAAATTTTAACCTCAACAAATGAAGGAAAAATAATATTTAATATTAATGGCTAA
- a CDS encoding AAA domain-containing protein, which yields MSNIIENNAVKEIILDFSFLQNVQFKENPSSLDQIIEQLDIRGINTCVEFQNFLRSSLAKKSFICLLDNKTRQFSKKDKNKASYNGIIRIELDSKNQSLLPEGTYLGFYVNIDTMNASLIISSIFMTRLKPVAQEFETIIQESQILIIRNQGQIKDEELIRRNVLNSSNLSEIGKLLSTFEEEKDKWLNYLEFSDDLLKLDRKKSLPYLGLNYQKVMRIDKIYFDSNVFEYEIKEFKTRAYKYLLVNSESYLKNKRIPYQISYVVTLDLLTDELEKINRIKKTKDLSLVPIKMNKNILTTHELIKNIHEIFDFDLDKINDIKNILQVSNMLGVSDEEISFANYWMKNSKNIFLGEKNEFDILMKNNPKEMQQWKVKKINFEIEQDFDESIFLNSNLESLSSGYIAYTGIGEDVLIERSKQVIKKVSEGNTKNPYLINYLFNTKLVELSEVSNDIRIEDTDFNFTLNAEQKDAVRKAINTKDIFILQGPPGTGKTQVICEIITQLAKINRKVLISSQNHEAIKNVVDRLPIDPNLNKIRLTNQLNIKSQSSNSYSPDRVLYNYYKAIGKRAFDDMNNDENLIKEFNNYKNELERLINANKSFYQNNNQVRSIQEKIDDLNNQITAFKEKKLEKVRSKNLLKEELINVINLIETISTKEFDALINVGERIISCYENSIKFELNNFVYINLNFDPKDFLNPYLLIKEIVNEVYYKNEAFLEIKKSKLILNKYKRNADFDLAEKEESRIKGLEQILRTDIKVNELNKIFETFLVSLRNLKVEIELRLQNKENEVFSDFNLDKFEIEKNQLIVTKNNLAENAGSSARELRELIKVVNDKFSLDLGLTDIDLEEQVKSELKNLEKKLKQGRIRKENFSEMYSSIIKYLNDNYKITNNFNEELASKNFTGQTFKDSQKYIKTILDNLVNVYSMTLTSTNLFKFTKDNFANKLGLEELNLRNMDVDVVIIDEASKATILEILMPLIYGKSLILVGDYRQLPPILKLQPNDVEDVNKHFNKDYNYNLMYELLDDSAFKKLISAKNKNITTILKTQYRSHEQIMEIVNKFYDGQLKVESQVSEQKRHDLKIINHFNKEIINSRNSSYWVDSTYNVKNEISYEQSEDFSTSLFNDLEIKLTKQLLIKIDKAVLEKKQKIKPSVAVISFYGLHVNKLKKEINIANFKNINIVINTVDDFQGKEADYVLVNLVRNPEKLSTKSGRDFLKKYERINVAFSRARELLIIIGAQRAVNDITVKIPTIDDPSVSNSYQVYADIISKLEFEGCLLKPNEIMED from the coding sequence ATGTCAAATATTATTGAGAATAATGCAGTTAAGGAAATAATATTAGACTTCTCTTTTTTACAAAATGTTCAATTTAAAGAAAACCCATCTAGTTTAGATCAAATAATAGAACAATTAGATATAAGGGGTATAAATACTTGTGTGGAGTTTCAAAACTTTTTGAGAAGCTCTCTTGCTAAAAAATCATTTATCTGTCTTTTAGACAACAAAACCAGACAATTCTCTAAAAAAGATAAGAATAAAGCATCTTATAATGGAATTATAAGAATTGAGTTAGACTCAAAAAATCAAAGTCTTTTACCTGAAGGAACTTATCTTGGGTTTTATGTAAACATTGATACTATGAATGCTTCTCTTATTATAAGTTCTATATTTATGACAAGATTAAAGCCAGTAGCTCAAGAGTTTGAAACAATAATACAAGAATCACAAATTCTAATAATTAGAAATCAAGGTCAAATTAAAGATGAAGAGTTAATTAGAAGAAATGTTTTAAACTCTTCTAATCTTTCTGAAATAGGAAAATTACTATCTACATTTGAAGAAGAAAAAGATAAATGATTGAACTATTTAGAATTTAGTGATGATTTATTGAAACTAGATAGAAAAAAATCTTTACCTTATTTGGGTTTAAACTATCAAAAGGTAATGAGAATAGATAAAATTTATTTTGACTCTAACGTATTTGAGTATGAGATTAAAGAATTTAAAACTAGAGCCTATAAATATTTATTAGTAAATTCAGAATCTTATTTAAAAAATAAAAGAATTCCATATCAAATTTCTTATGTAGTTACTTTGGACCTTTTAACTGATGAATTAGAAAAAATTAATAGAATTAAAAAAACAAAAGACTTATCTCTTGTACCAATAAAAATGAATAAAAATATTTTAACTACCCATGAACTTATTAAAAATATTCATGAAATTTTTGATTTTGATCTTGATAAAATTAATGACATTAAAAATATATTACAAGTATCAAATATGCTAGGTGTTTCAGATGAAGAAATAAGTTTTGCAAATTATTGAATGAAAAATAGTAAAAATATTTTTCTTGGGGAAAAAAATGAATTTGATATATTAATGAAAAATAACCCAAAAGAAATGCAACAATGAAAAGTCAAAAAAATAAACTTTGAAATTGAACAGGATTTTGATGAGTCAATATTTTTAAATAGTAATTTAGAATCTTTAAGTTCAGGATACATTGCATATACTGGAATTGGTGAAGATGTTCTAATTGAAAGGTCTAAGCAAGTAATAAAAAAAGTATCAGAGGGAAATACAAAAAACCCTTATTTAATAAATTATTTATTTAATACAAAGCTAGTAGAATTATCAGAAGTGTCAAATGATATTAGAATAGAAGATACAGACTTTAATTTTACTTTAAATGCTGAACAAAAGGATGCAGTAAGAAAAGCTATTAATACAAAAGATATTTTTATTTTGCAAGGACCTCCTGGAACTGGAAAAACTCAAGTAATTTGTGAAATAATAACTCAATTAGCAAAAATAAATAGAAAGGTTCTTATTTCAAGTCAGAATCATGAAGCTATTAAAAATGTTGTTGACAGATTACCAATTGACCCTAATCTTAATAAAATAAGATTAACAAATCAGTTAAATATAAAATCACAATCTTCAAATAGTTATTCGCCTGATAGAGTTCTTTACAATTATTATAAGGCTATTGGAAAAAGAGCTTTTGATGATATGAACAATGATGAAAATTTAATAAAGGAATTTAATAATTATAAAAATGAATTAGAAAGATTAATAAACGCGAATAAAAGTTTTTATCAAAATAATAATCAAGTTAGAAGTATTCAAGAAAAAATAGATGATTTGAATAATCAAATAACAGCTTTTAAAGAAAAAAAATTAGAAAAGGTTAGATCAAAAAATTTATTAAAAGAGGAATTAATAAATGTAATAAATTTAATTGAGACTATATCGACAAAAGAATTTGATGCCTTAATTAATGTGGGAGAAAGAATAATTAGTTGTTATGAAAATTCAATTAAATTTGAATTAAACAATTTTGTTTATATAAATTTAAATTTTGATCCAAAAGATTTTTTAAATCCTTACTTATTAATAAAAGAAATTGTAAATGAAGTTTATTATAAAAATGAAGCATTTTTAGAAATTAAAAAATCAAAATTAATTTTAAACAAGTACAAAAGAAATGCTGATTTTGATTTAGCTGAAAAAGAAGAAAGCAGAATTAAAGGTCTGGAACAAATTTTAAGAACTGATATTAAAGTTAATGAATTAAATAAAATATTTGAAACTTTTTTGGTTAGCCTAAGAAATTTAAAAGTAGAAATAGAATTAAGATTACAAAATAAAGAGAATGAAGTATTCTCAGATTTTAATTTAGATAAATTTGAAATTGAAAAAAATCAATTAATAGTTACAAAGAATAATTTAGCTGAAAATGCTGGATCAAGTGCTAGAGAGCTTAGAGAATTGATAAAAGTAGTTAATGATAAGTTTTCATTAGACCTTGGCCTAACTGATATTGATTTAGAAGAACAGGTAAAATCGGAATTAAAAAATTTAGAAAAAAAGTTGAAACAAGGTAGAATAAGAAAAGAAAACTTTTCAGAAATGTACTCTTCAATAATAAAATATTTAAATGACAATTATAAAATAACAAATAATTTTAATGAAGAACTTGCCTCAAAGAATTTTACTGGTCAAACTTTTAAAGATAGTCAAAAATACATAAAAACCATTTTGGATAATTTAGTTAACGTATATTCAATGACACTAACATCTACAAATTTATTTAAATTTACAAAAGATAACTTTGCTAATAAATTAGGGCTGGAAGAATTAAATTTAAGAAACATGGATGTTGATGTTGTTATAATTGATGAAGCTTCAAAGGCTACTATATTGGAAATCTTAATGCCTTTAATTTATGGTAAATCTTTAATATTAGTAGGTGATTACAGACAATTACCACCAATATTAAAATTGCAACCAAATGATGTTGAAGATGTTAATAAACATTTTAATAAAGATTACAATTATAATTTGATGTATGAATTATTAGATGATTCTGCTTTTAAGAAACTTATATCTGCAAAAAATAAAAATATAACTACTATTCTTAAAACTCAGTATAGAAGTCATGAACAAATTATGGAAATTGTAAATAAATTTTATGATGGACAATTAAAAGTTGAGTCACAAGTAAGTGAGCAAAAAAGACATGACTTAAAAATTATTAATCATTTTAATAAAGAAATAATTAACTCAAGAAATTCTTCTTATTGAGTTGATTCTACATATAATGTAAAAAATGAAATTAGTTATGAACAAAGTGAAGATTTTTCAACTAGTTTATTTAATGATTTAGAAATAAAATTAACCAAACAATTATTAATTAAAATTGATAAAGCAGTTTTAGAGAAAAAACAAAAAATAAAACCAAGTGTTGCTGTAATTAGTTTTTATGGACTGCATGTAAATAAATTAAAAAAAGAGATCAATATTGCTAACTTTAAAAATATAAATATAGTAATTAATACAGTTGATGATTTTCAAGGAAAAGAAGCAGATTATGTTTTAGTAAACTTAGTAAGAAATCCAGAAAAGTTATCAACTAAATCTGGAAGAGACTTTCTAAAAAAATATGAAAGAATAAATGTAGCTTTTTCAAGAGCAAGAGAATTACTAATAATAATAGGGGCTCAAAGAGCAGTAAATGATATAACTGTTAAGATACCAACTATTGATGACCCAAGTGTTTCAAATAGTTATCAAGTTTATGCTGATATAATATCAAAACTTGAGTTTGAAGGTTGTTTACTTAAACCTAATGAAATAATGGAGGATTAG